A stretch of Henckelia pumila isolate YLH828 chromosome 4, ASM3356847v2, whole genome shotgun sequence DNA encodes these proteins:
- the LOC140861296 gene encoding F-box/FBD/LRR-repeat protein At5g44980-like, with protein sequence MHNVIFLAARVASAALLSVGIVCILSYEPRRYYLKQEKEKEKEKEKEKKKTTEDRISQLSDDVISLIISRLATMDAVRTSVLSRRWRHIYTYINQVKICCYDLCSPRLETSRQSQSKFVERVDTFLKHHSGSKIMSFELVCCFCGSISDKFKEWMNSLGTLGVEQFTLGFCSNRYQSPVFSTDLLHGVKHLRLKGGSFLTPNKINALRVLELDRIAFTSEAVQSLLSNCTSLQSMILRLCELPTKLLIHGPHIQLKSLTIFYCIHVVEIELSANNLTHFDICDLMSIVKLSFSHVPLLKTLAIRFSDSEVVPYVFRKTAEDLPHLESMVLRTSASFFEGCKLDRVISKLRNLRHLVLILEGHHHKLDLLELDVFLYSCPLLHKFQLSMKGKWTFNLKKALKRMVRRDNQLKELEFNGLIGKNCMSWVVWEESLWSSPWIAGGLESCSRRYDGETRRRIDRRFPNSGIRDIGCRRSAVTAAVTECHHRRPVAWTAAVVASFT encoded by the exons ATGCACAATG TTATATTTCTTGCTGCTCGAGTTGCAAGTGCTGCACTTTTATCTGTGGGAATTGTTTGTATTTTATCGTATGAACCGAGACGCTATTATCTG AAGCAGGAGAAGGAGAAGGAGAAGGAGAAggagaaggagaagaagaagacgaCGGAAGATAGAATTAGCCAATTGTCGGATGATGTCATCTCTTTGATTATCTCGCGATTGGCTACCATGGATGCTGTTAGGACAAGTGTTCTGTCCAGGAGATGGAGGCATATTTACACCTACATCAACCAAGTCAAAATTTGTTGCTATGATTTGTGCTCTCCTCGTCTGGAGACTAGCCGCCAATCACAAAGCAAATTTGTGGAAAGAGTGGATACCTTTTTAAAACATCATTCTGGTTCTAAAATAATGTCTTTTGAATtggtttgttgtttttgtggatCCATCTCTGACAAATTTAAGGAATGGATGAATTCTCTGGGCACATTGGGAGTGGAACAGTTTACTCTTGGATTTTGCTCCAACCGGTATCAGAGCCCTGTTTTTTCTACTGATCTTCTTCATGGGGTGAAACATCTACGGTTGAAGGGTGGTTCTTTTTTAACACCAAACAAAATTAATGCTCTCAGAGTTCTTGAATTGGATCGTATTGCTTTCACTTCTGAGGCTGTTCAGAGCTTGTTATCGAATTGCACGAGCCTCCAATCGATGATCTTAAGATTGTGTGAGCTTCCCACCAAATTACTAATTCATGGTCCTCATATCCAGTTAAAGAGTTTGACGATATTTTATTGTATACATGTCGTAGAGATAGAGTTGTCTGCCAACAATCTAACTCATTTTGATATATGTGACCTGATGAGTATTGTGAAATTGTCCTTTTCTCACGTACCATTGCTGAAAACTTTAGCCATTAGGTTCTCTGACAGCGAAGTAGTTCCTTATGTATTTCGAAAAACCGCTGAAGATCTGCCTCATCTAGAATCCATGGTTTTAAGGACAAGTGCCAGCTTCTTTGAG GGATGCAAACTGGATCGAGTCATTAGCAAGCTTAGGAACCTCAGACATTTGGTTCTAATATTAGAAGGACACCACCATAAGCTTGATCTGCTAGAACTTGATGTATTCCTGTATTCATGCCCCCTTCTACACAAGTTCCAATTATCAATG AAAGGTAAGTGGACATTTAACCTAAAAAAAGCATTGAAGAGAATGGTCAGGCGTGACAATCAGTTGAAAGAATTGGAATTTAATGGATTAATCGGGAAGAATT GCATGAGTTGGGTTGTTTGGGAAGAGTCTTTGTGGTCTTCGCCGTGGATTGCCGGTGGTTTGGAGAGTTGTAGC CGCAGGTACGATGGAGAAACTAGGCGGCGGATAGATCGACGATttcccaacagtggtatcagagacattGGTTGCCGTCGGTCTGCCGTCACCGCCGCTGTCACCGAGTGCCACCACCGTCGCCCAGTCGCCTGGACAGCAGCAGTCGTAGCTTCCTTCACCTAG